The following coding sequences lie in one Burkholderia cepacia genomic window:
- a CDS encoding DUF2968 domain-containing protein, with product MAFRNFSPARCATWIAVLAACAQTGAAWSADATAPAAGTRPAVTSLSGGAAPAAASNDAATQGNVAELTQMLHDGRIVEMRTTYNGSYGASLLFDPREMTYYVALFQDKNLWRVIRSQEKSRAEMVYANFVQQTVQLADIEIRRTELQAQKAFLERVIALQSNRAQQLQADLSVARSQQAEVAQRQKSAQEQTQALQVEKRAAQLQLRDLQEQVRQLEKQTETGLPAHK from the coding sequence TTGGCTTTCCGAAACTTTTCTCCTGCCCGATGCGCAACGTGGATCGCTGTGCTGGCGGCCTGCGCGCAAACGGGCGCGGCCTGGTCTGCCGACGCGACCGCCCCCGCCGCCGGTACGCGTCCGGCGGTGACGAGCCTGAGCGGCGGCGCGGCGCCGGCGGCCGCGTCTAATGACGCCGCCACGCAAGGCAACGTCGCCGAACTGACGCAGATGCTGCACGACGGACGGATCGTCGAGATGCGCACCACGTACAACGGCAGCTACGGCGCGAGCCTGCTGTTCGATCCGCGCGAGATGACGTACTACGTCGCGCTGTTCCAGGACAAGAATCTGTGGCGCGTGATCCGCTCGCAGGAGAAGAGCCGCGCGGAGATGGTGTACGCGAACTTCGTCCAGCAGACTGTGCAACTCGCCGATATCGAGATCCGCCGTACCGAGCTACAGGCGCAGAAGGCGTTTCTCGAACGCGTGATCGCGCTGCAGTCGAATCGTGCGCAGCAACTGCAGGCCGACCTGAGCGTCGCGCGCAGCCAGCAGGCCGAAGTCGCGCAGCGTCAGAAGTCGGCGCAGGAGCAGACGCAGGCGCTGCAGGTCGAGAAGCGTGCCGCGCAGTTGCAGTTGCGCGATCTGCAAGAGCAGGTGCGGCAACTCGAGAAGCAGACCGAGACGGGGCTGCCCGCGCACAAGTAA
- a CDS encoding gamma-glutamyl-gamma-aminobutyrate hydrolase family protein, whose protein sequence is MSEHTPSPAGLPGTSSASSDSLRPDPAQTPDARAAQAAAPNVPADGVSPVAAASEPGASGAAAAAVDGVAAPPKPGAPPPGFGAQPDFETARPPPASAQNAPPAYLKQSDTPWSVFGRIIAARARRLFDRAGQRITQRTLRIGVSARIFHPEPGAKGLRGKTLQYLEESIAHWVMSRDVLVFMIPTVGHQGMIHPSNIRLRDYAKHLDGLLLQGGADVSPQTYAASDVRPEWPGDRVRDMYELELLHEFVESGKPVLGVCRGCQLINVAFGGSLYQDIATDVPTANAHVSEHYDQHRHAIRFPDSSTLASMFPGRSEAIVNSIHHQAIRDLGRDLNIEAVSAGDGIIEGIRHRRSPFVVGVQWHPEFHRAGGSELLDCTPLLDAFLRAARETRL, encoded by the coding sequence ATGAGCGAACACACGCCTTCCCCGGCCGGTCTGCCCGGCACCTCTTCCGCTTCTTCCGATTCCCTCCGTCCCGATCCGGCGCAAACGCCCGATGCGCGGGCCGCGCAAGCCGCCGCACCGAACGTCCCAGCGGACGGCGTGTCGCCGGTCGCGGCCGCGTCCGAGCCCGGTGCGTCCGGTGCGGCTGCTGCCGCCGTCGATGGCGTTGCCGCGCCGCCGAAGCCGGGTGCGCCGCCGCCCGGCTTCGGCGCGCAGCCGGATTTCGAAACGGCGCGCCCGCCGCCCGCGAGCGCGCAGAATGCACCGCCGGCCTACCTGAAGCAGAGCGACACGCCATGGTCGGTGTTCGGCCGGATCATCGCGGCGCGGGCACGCCGGCTGTTCGACCGTGCCGGCCAGCGCATTACGCAACGCACGCTGCGCATCGGCGTGTCGGCGCGGATCTTCCATCCGGAACCGGGCGCGAAAGGGCTGCGCGGCAAGACGCTGCAGTATCTCGAGGAATCGATCGCCCACTGGGTGATGTCGCGCGACGTGCTCGTGTTCATGATTCCGACCGTCGGCCACCAGGGGATGATCCACCCGAGCAACATCCGCCTGCGCGACTATGCGAAGCATCTCGACGGCCTGCTGCTGCAAGGCGGCGCCGACGTGTCGCCGCAAACCTACGCGGCATCGGATGTGCGCCCCGAATGGCCGGGCGATCGCGTGCGCGACATGTACGAACTCGAGCTGCTGCATGAATTCGTCGAGTCCGGCAAACCCGTCCTCGGCGTGTGCCGCGGCTGCCAGCTGATCAACGTCGCGTTCGGCGGCTCGCTGTACCAGGACATCGCCACCGATGTGCCGACCGCGAATGCGCACGTGAGCGAGCACTACGACCAGCATCGTCACGCGATCCGTTTCCCGGATTCGTCGACGCTGGCGAGCATGTTCCCCGGGCGCAGCGAAGCGATCGTCAATTCGATCCATCACCAGGCGATCCGCGATCTCGGCCGCGACCTGAACATCGAGGCCGTGTCGGCTGGCGACGGGATCATCGAGGGCATTCGCCATCGCCGTTCGCCGTTCGTCGTCGGCGTGCAGTGGCACCCGGAGTTCCATCGCGCGGGCGGCTCGGAGCTGCTCGACTGCACGCCGCTGCTCGATGCGTTCCTGCGCGCGGCGCGCGAAACGCGCCTGTAG